From the genome of Streptomyces sp. V2I9:
AGTGACTGCCCTCGTCGGCGAGGCAGAACTCGTTGCCCTCCGGGTCCCTGAGCACGGTCCAGGACATCCCCTGCAGGGACTGCTCGCCGACGACGGTCGCCCCCAGCTTCGCCAGGCGCTCCACGTCCGCCGAGCGGTCCGGCGAGGAGAAGTCGAGGTGCACCCGGTTCTTGCCGGGCTTGGGCTCGGGCACACGCTGGAAGCCGAGCACCAGCGGGGTGGCCGCGAGGACGACGAACGCGTCGTAGTCCCGCACCTCCTCGACACCCAGCGCCTCCGCCCACCAGGCGGCCAGGGTCTGGGGGTCGGCGCAGTCGATCGTGATCATCTCCGGTGAGATTCGCATGCCCCTCACCGTACGACCCGCCACCGACAACGGCCCCCGGACAGTGTCCGGAGGCCGGGGGCCGTGGGCCGCTCGTGCGGGGGGGGTGACGCGTACGCGGTCTCTCGCCGGCGTCAGTCGAAGACCGGGCCCTGCGTCCGGGTCCGCTTGATCTCGTAGAAGCCCGGAACGGAGGCGACCAGCAGCGTGCCGTCCCAGAGCTTCGCCGCGTCCTCGCCCTTGGGGGCGGGGGTGACGACCGGGCCGAAGAAGGCGATCTGCTCGCCGTCCGCGCCGGGGACGGCGATGACCGGGGTGCCGACGTCCTGGCCGACCTTGTCGATGCCCTCCTGGTGGGAGGCGCGCAGTTCGGCGTCGTACCGGTCGGAGTCGGCGTACTCCGCCAGCTCGGCGGGGAGGTCGACGTCCTTCAGCGCGGCGGCCACGGCCTCACGGGTGGGGCCTTCGCCGTTGTTGTGGAAGCGGGTGCCGAGCGCGGTGTAGAGGGGGCCGACGACGGCGTCCCCGTGGAGCTGCTGGGCGGCGATGACGACCCTGACCGGGCCCCATGCCTGGTTCTCCAGCATGTCCCGGTACTCCTCCGGCAGCTCGTCCAGCTTGTCCTCGTTCAGGACGGCCAGGCTCATGACGTGCCAGCGGACCTCGACGTCGCGGACCTTCTCCACCTCCAGCATCCAGCGCGAGGTCATCCACGCCCAGGGGCAGAGGGGGTCGAACCAGAAGTCGACCGGGGTCGTGCCGTTCACCGGGGTGCTCTCGGACATGTCTCTCCTCAGAAGAACGCGGTACACCTGCGGGCGAGAACGCCTCCGGGGGACGACCCATTCCCCGCACGCCGCCGTCGCGGGACGCATGCAAGGATCAATGGGTTCGAACACGACACATGACACGCGCCACGAAGGAGTGCCCGTGCCCGGTGAAAACCTGTCCCGCGACGAGGCCCAGGAGAGGGCCGAGCTGCTGACCGTCGACGGATACGAGGTCGAGCTCGACCTGCGTTCCGCCGTCGGTGAGCCCGAGGGAACCGGCGGGGGCGAGGGGGAGGCCGGACCGCGGACCTTCCGTTCGCTGACCACGATCCGGTTCCGCTCGGCCCGTGCGGGAGCCTCCACCTTCGCCGACCTGGTGGCCCCGGCCGTGGACGCGGTGACGCTGAACGGGACCGCACTCGACCCGGCCGTCGTGTTCGACGGGACGCGGGTGGCGCTGGACGGGCTCGTCGAGGGCGAGAACGTGCTCGTGGTCGACGCCCGCTGCGCGTACAGCCGGACCG
Proteins encoded in this window:
- a CDS encoding VOC family protein, with amino-acid sequence MRISPEMITIDCADPQTLAAWWAEALGVEEVRDYDAFVVLAATPLVLGFQRVPEPKPGKNRVHLDFSSPDRSADVERLAKLGATVVGEQSLQGMSWTVLRDPEGNEFCLADEGSH
- a CDS encoding DsbA family protein translates to MSESTPVNGTTPVDFWFDPLCPWAWMTSRWMLEVEKVRDVEVRWHVMSLAVLNEDKLDELPEEYRDMLENQAWGPVRVVIAAQQLHGDAVVGPLYTALGTRFHNNGEGPTREAVAAALKDVDLPAELAEYADSDRYDAELRASHQEGIDKVGQDVGTPVIAVPGADGEQIAFFGPVVTPAPKGEDAAKLWDGTLLVASVPGFYEIKRTRTQGPVFD